AGTGAGGGAACAAGTATGGTTGGCCTCCAAAGCAGCCAATTCAGATTGTATCGCTGTTTGCCAGTGGGAATGAGAAGCTTTCTCGACCATGATACACAAGTTGGGAGTTCTTGACATTCACTttccaacttgagggggagtgttgaGAGAGTAAAAAATAACAGCTATGAAAATGTCAAGGCAATCAATTCTTGGAGTGATATATGGAGAAATGTCAACATCTACCACATGCAAGTTGTAAAGAATATAGATTGTTGTAGAGCTAGTATTACGGTGTAGGATTTGTTTGCAAGTCATAGCTAGTTATTTGCACCTACTCTATACTTGTAAAGAATTCTCTATAATAAAGACTCCTACACCACATGCATGTCGCAGTGGCTATTCACCAAAATATTTCTGGCTAAATCTTTTCACAATGAACAACAGCTACGAGAAATGATAGCAAATGCAAGgattattaacaaaaaaaaaaaaaaaaaaaaaaaaaggattaaaagTAGACCTTTTGAGGATCTCTGGGGACACCATAGCCACTGTAGTACATCTGGCCGACAAGGACCTGCATAGCGCTATCGCCGGCCTTGGCCTCCTTGAGCGCGTCTTGGAACCACCGCTTGGCGCAGTCCGAGACCACCTGGGCCAACGGCACCCGGATTTGGTCCTGCTGCCCCTCCAAGCTTTTCATCAAGCTTTGCTGCTTTAATCGATCGGAGTCGAGTCGGGAAACCCCGAGTTTCCTTGTTTCCGGGGATGAAACCCGGATTCGCGATATGGGTTTGTCGCGTTTGGGAGTTTGGAGTCTGGCCGGTGTGATAATTTTGGTGAATTCTTGAAGCTTCGCCGTGAAAGGAAGTGATTTTCCCATTTAACAAACAGAGAGACAAACGGAAGTGTTTAATATCTCGAAGGGGGGGATGTGGAAAAAGAAAGTGTGGattggttttctttttggggCTGTTGGGTTGGCAAACCTTATACGGGTTTCAATTCATGGAAGGGTTCCGAGATCTTTGAGCAAAAAGCCTTAATAAGTaagaacagaaaaaaagaagaaaaaaggatttTACATTTCAGATATACTGGTTTTTGTCTTATGTTTTTCTCCACAGCGATCTACTGCTTTCCGGCATTCTCCGACCAGCACGCGCCTTTCTATTTTGCATCCCTAGTCTTTCAGTTTGCGAAAGACTTCCGCTCTTTTGCTAGGCACGTTTGACGCACGTGCGATTTATGCCGTGCGCTTCATCGATGTGCCACCGTATCCTAGAGTTGCTTCTGTCGACGCGTGTGGCCCCTGACATCAGAGGCCTTAGATCTTTCGGATCTGAACCTCATTTCCACTCTAATGACGGCGCGTGATCTGCACCCGCCGTCACAATCAGTATTAATCGTTTGCTGGCGACTCGTTTTTGTTTCGGACTACTATCATATGTTCTAGCTTTTCCAAACTGAGGATTTAGGCAAAATGGACGTGATAGTTTCTTCCAATTAGTCCAAACAAACAAGATGCTTTGCTGTAACTTTTAGTTATCatagtataatttattttatcaaattatataaaaattatttcaaacgGCGTTTCCTAGTGAGACATGAGTGTGAGCCATTTACTTGGTTTCAAaatcctcttttttttatttttttgtgacgtATCTACTAATTTTGGAATGATTATAAAAgactttcatctcattaaaatttatatcttataatCTTTTAgttaatctaaaataaaaaaataaaaaaaaggaatatacGCCAACTTGGCAGTCTAGAGTACAGAGTACTTTGCCTATTTTTAAGTCTGGGACAGGGATGATAGGCCAACCAGCCAGCAAGGCTAGTAAAATAGGAAACAGAGCAATATCTTCGAAGATGGCCCAGAAGTACCCAGATAATTGCTCCACACAAGATTTTAGACCCATTTTTTAATCAGGCATATGGTATGGGCCTCGTTTTTGTATAGGTTTGGATGATACCGGAACTTGTCAAGAAGACTTTTTCAAGgtagtttgtttttgtttttgttctctcATCTAATTCAAATATCAAACTTGGTATAGCAGAGTGAGCTATATTAAATATGGCCGCAATGGCATTTTTTGTGCTAGCTTTTTCAAACTTTCCCTACCAATTCTGTCAGTCTCTACCTCATACACACcatttttggtagaaaatagTCAGAATAATTAATAGAGGCCGTCTTACACTTGAGCATTTATGTGTTTGACTGGAGGATATGGTAGAGATTCCAACCTCTTTTAGCCAACAAAAGGATGTTGCCTTTTCACATCTTGGAAGGTCTCATAGTGTTAGGGCAAATGTAAAAGTACAACCCAAGCGAACACATGACATTGGTGATTTTTCTGTCACTCAATCAACAcgacttgaaaagaaaaatctataatAGTAAATTGAAATAGTCTCCCAGCTAGCTATTAGAATTGCTAATGTACTTATCAATCAGTTTCGTGGATGTCGTTTAGATAATAGACATGGTAGAACTGCTGATCTGGCCACAccatgaaattgaaaaaggacAGTTTTTGGATATCCCTTCAAATCACCAACACCAACTTTTCAAAAAGCAatctacttttattattattattattattatagcaAATGTGGTAGAACCTATTCAGGAGTTGGTTTTAGCATAAGAAATATCCTCCAACAATTCAATTAACTTTATTGCAGATAGGCCAGGTATGGTATCTGTCCATACACTGCTGCATGCTGCTCTTCTTATCAtactcaaaataaaacaaacaacaCACGTTCAGGGGAGCTATGTATATTTTTGAAACAGGGGAGCTATGtataaagcatatatatatatatatatatatagcatttttttttaatgagcaaGTTGTCTTATGCATGGGGATTTTGTATACATGACATAATCGTAGACAAAAAATTTTGGACTCGTATTATAACTATTGTTGTTACCACAATAAACGATGTGTTAACACGTCAACCTATAAGTTATAATCACTCATTTGAGATACCGATATTGGAATtagatccctctctctctctctctctctctctcaaggaaCAAATTCAAGCATTGCAAGTGCTAAAAGCGTTCCCAACTAATGAATTTAAAAGATTCTCATCAGCAGATCAGTTACCACCAAGTGAATTTATATAAGTTTACGGATTCTTTGcgaatattttttcctttttttttttttttaaatatattcgcGACAAGCTTCGCATCATTCAATAACTCATTCTCGCATCATTCAATAACCCTCATTCTCCTTTTTGTAAAGAACAAAAAAGGTTACTAGCGAGTTAAAAACTCAATGAGAAGGGGGTGTTAGAATCTTTGCTGCAAACTATTTATGCAAAAAAATCCAGACgaccataatttttttccctttgctgtatttagatgttgagctagGTTAAgctgaattgaatttttttataaatagtagtgaattgaaATAGTAAAATGAGTTATGTGAGATCAGGGGCGGACCTATGTTGATTtcccccccctcccaaaaaaaaaatttctaaaacatattttagtatatgatttttttaaaagatatcctaatataaagataatttgctcctccaaatcattttcaaaaatctcatttaatacttagttgtctaggtttcttttaattttttaataattttttcatacctacatctattttttgtcattaataaaatctcacattcctctttttttttttttttttttttttttttttttttttttttttttttttttacatctcataaGAGGCAAGAAGATATATTGGTCTCTTTTTACAAGTTGTTTGATAAATTTACAACTTCAtttttcgtatttatttatacttttccTTTCAAGTCTTCCACCAACTAACTTGTTTGGATTAGTTCTATTAGTAAttacatatatactactattgagttaacaattaggagtgaatgcaacaaatttcatataactatttctatctatattatagagattttataatattcaatcttagattcaataaaaaaatttatctttgtttacttaatttttattatttgcttcaaaaaaatcttacatagctatttctatattaaattttaatgttaaatGTCGGTGACACACTTTTTTACGTTAAGTATAGATTACTGTTCATTCCTACATACGACACTTTGCTAATCGCCTCCCACGCATTAAATCTTTGTTCTGTCATTGTATGAGGtccatttaaaatgaatttatatatatttatacgttaaaataagtttatatatatttataaaagttttaaaatatatcgaTCCCACCGATCAACAAACTGTTCATCTGACATGTATAAAACGCCacccttttcaaaaaaaaaagagagagagagagagagaaagcgaaCCCAAACAAGGGCCACATCTCGACCTCTTCAATCGATTTCAACGCCGACGCAACACCCTTTAGAATAAGCTGCCAAACCTATATCAGAGATGATATCTTTTAAGATAAGGGCAGTCACTTCACAAATcacaattaatataaataaatatatatatatatatatatatttaaaatagcaCCACAATGAAGAATATACTCgacaacttttatttatttatgcgCGAATATGTGTAAGAAACCACAAATCGTGAATTGACCACTTCTACTAGTCTCCCCATTTAGGGAGACAAAAAAAGATGGGGAAATGTAGggaatgatagaaaatatatggaaaattaCGTGACAATGACAAGgttaatttgtattaaaaacaaAGAAGTTGATATTCCCTCATATTCATGTTATTGTAATTTGAAAGAAAGCTAGATTTCCACCATTACAGTACTCGACATTATAAATCTTAGTGCAGATGATCACATCGATATATAATATCAAGATCTGTGCGTGTTGCATTAATTAGCTCGTGTAGACTTAACAGCTCGAGCTGATTTAACATGTCAAAGTAAGTGTTTCGATAGTCATGAAAGCATAATATCACTGTACAATATATAGCCATCATTAATTTTAGGCAAAACGTCTAGGTGCAtgaaattaaagtcatttaagcGTGAAAAGTGGCTCTCCCACCATCCATTTCAATCCCACGTACGTCTAGTTTCCACACATACATTTGCAGGCAGGCCGCAACTGGATATATATATCCGGTATATATGCATATCATGTATGCATCACCTTTTGCATGTTGGTCTTCTTATCACAAACTacgaattgaaataaattgcaCATGGCATATTCGAGCCAGGCCACTAACTACAAGCCTACATATATACAGACCTAATTAATTACCAAACTCGTGTATTTAAttggaataatatttttttgaactacTTTGGGATACAGCAacccattatatatatgttaatattatctaaattgcaattttatttagttaaaaaaGCTGTAATATTAAAGCTACACTAGTTCAAGGAATCTTTAGAGAATCTGGAATATTGACATCTGGTTGAGATCGATGCGTGCCTACGAATGATGGAAGTTGGCAATCTTGTGCGAGTAGAATGTCCTGcatctctctgatctctctcatatcataaaatcatttaatgcaGAATGCAGAGCACGTTTTGATTCTTTAGGCCGTCCTGCATgatcttacaatatttttcataaaagacaGCCAAACGAACGGCAgaagatgaattaaaaaatatttaattatgaattcaGAAAAAATTAGCTCATACTATATATATCCTTCTTCAACAATGGTTAAGCTAGCAGCTtgttgccatgcatgcatcttcgATAAGCCGTTAGTTTCATATAGTTGGAGTACGAATTCCTAATATTCTTATAAGCTCACATGATCAACTGATCAAAACTTTCCTTTTAATAAATCCTTAATTAAccattcaattatatataagaagtgTAGCTGATCATATGGTAGTAGACTCGCACACTACAATTGAAAGCACCAAATAAAGTATCAACAACTAACGCGTTTCTCCCTCTCTGATCTCTTTCTCCAACAAGAACAAACCCAAATACATCCTTTCTTTTTGAGCCAATCCAAGAGGGGATGGAGCTCCGAGCTCCGAGCTCCTTCCTTTGATCTCCTCTCTTATCCTTTCGTTttccataattttatttttactcttttaaattgaaaaagtagtggttctatcccatacaacacctagagggggtgaataggtgcagttcaaattttctaatctaataaaatttaatgtcaagaagcaattaaaagatgacacaaatcaaacaaataatcaacacagagatttggtcacaaagtggaaactcattcGAAGAAcgtctttaaattctaaaactacTCCGGGTGTAAGCCATTACCTAAAATctactatagaaaaagtttgttacaaccaataTAGAGACACTCAAAAAACCTTTGCAGTTCCTAAACTTAGCTTGCAACATCatgagtgacccactcgatctctacacgcatgtagtgtcagaactccgacctttctatagcatcccacgagaacctctcgatctctgcattaacagcagctccggaaaccttcctgCCAATTaaaacgtccacttcaatggactttaaagaagatttgatcttgagtgtggtgtggtggagatgtgtttgtccaagagagattcacaatgTAAGGAAAGGTTTCTCTCTATGACTCTTGAAGCAACCATGAtttttgctctgtttctccacactaaagaacagaaataagctgttctatttatagtctcAACAAGACACGGCGttcaaaatcatgaattttagaTTGTTTTGAACATTGgttcgagcgaaggtcgagcgcacgttgtcttCTGAAACCACTCGAGCGatacgtcgagcgcacatcgagcgaacctttctggatgggttctgctcgagcgccacgtcgagcgcacatcgagcgaatcTTTCTGtatggttccgctcgagcgctgcgTCGAGCGCACACCGAGCGAAACTCTCTGGAAGAtcccgctcgagcgccagtcgagccatgttgagcacacttcaatctttttcatgttacACCGCTTCAACACTtattacaactcaattttataCAGATTTTCATAAGAATATACCAATCAACTAAATTTTCCCTCAACACAAATTAATGAGAGTTAAACCTCTATCATCTGAATATGTAGTGTGAGCGGCTAATGCATCGCCCATTAAGCCATGTGCGAGACGTCCGGCTACTTGCTGCCACAAATTAACCCTGACTCCACCGACTACATGCGTggcaataacatatatattcctTAACCTGAGGTCTTCAATATCTATTCCACCTTCGCCATCCCATTCGCAATAGCGTGTAAGTACTCCTATTACCGATATAATCGCGTGTGTTCTTGATCAAATGCAACCAACGATTGAggtttttttatccttttaatcatgttatatatatgttcctGTTTTCTTTGAATCGTGCATGGGGACACGAAGAAAATTAAAGTAAAGATCTTCAACAAAATGCAACCATTGATTAGTCCACATGATGATCAAATCGTCGTCGGGCAATCCTCTTTACAAAGATTAGGTCCGACCTTTTAGTTatagcattttttatttaaatttgttttcatcACCCTATGTAGCAatactttactttttttaatatctatgatttactttttattcattaatgattggataaaaaaataataagaaaatccTATCAATCTAAGTCAAAATCTGATCgctatatataactatactaaaatGCAGatcaaattttgttatttattatcatCACATGTTATGTACcacacttaatttttttaaaatttttatgtttattttattatttttgaactaattaaattattttatttatcatctatacattatatatttaataaaaaaaaattaaaattatgtgtAGGACgtgagaataataaataaaattctttcatttattatatatataggctagctttacttattaattatgtatatagtCCAAAGAATAAGCTGTCGTGACTCATGACGTCATATCCACAGAACACGTGGCTTCGGAACTGTTCTTTAAATTAATGATCAAAAACTGCCAAATTCTAGTTTATGTATATGTGGATCCTATTATCTCAATCTGCATGTCAGTAGGCACCGTCT
Above is a genomic segment from Juglans microcarpa x Juglans regia isolate MS1-56 chromosome 1D, Jm3101_v1.0, whole genome shotgun sequence containing:
- the LOC121242657 gene encoding uncharacterized protein LOC121242657 isoform X1 codes for the protein MGKSLPFTAKLQEFTKIITPARLQTPKRDKPISRIRVSSPETRKLGVSRLDSDRLKQQSLMKSLEGQQDQIRVPLAQVVSDCAKRWFQDALKEAKAGDSAMQVLVGQMYYSGYGVPRDPQKGRTWITRASKNRVLVWKVSNKHPGYNASDSDSDDSKGDEK
- the LOC121242657 gene encoding uncharacterized protein LOC121242657 isoform X2, whose translation is MGKSLPFTAKLQEFTKIITPARLQTPKRDKPISRIRVSSPETRKLGVSRLDSDRLKQQSLMKSLEGQQDQIRVPLAQVVSDCAKRWFQDALKEAKAGDSAMQVLVGQMYYSGYGVPRDPQKIKDLDDLNYFLGIEVS